One window from the genome of Pedobacter schmidteae encodes:
- a CDS encoding sulfatase: MRRFLPGKLKMILPVLLGGISLSACQQPKPASDTKRPNIVFIMTDDHTIQAMSAYGSKLVKTPNLDRIANEGMLFNNCFVTNAVCGPSRATILTGKYSHLNGLTDNSKVFDSTQVIYPQLLKKAGYQTAMIGKWHLGSAPVGFDYYSILPNQGQYYQPEFIENGHQVKEKGYVTDIITDKAIGFLEKRDHDKPFLMIYQHKAPHRNWLPAPRHLGMFDNTVFPEPANLLDDFKGRGRAAKEQMMNISTDMWPAWDLKMLSTAQLDSMAKIQGTKKFKDAKGDDYLAANDPSLDKARFFEVYNRMTDIEKTQWKKVYDKRVAEFNKLNPKGAGLVRWKYQQYMRDYLACVVSVDENVGRLMDYLKKIGELDNTIIVYTSDQGFYLGEHGYFDKRFMYDESFRTPLLVRYPGAIKAGSVSNAFAMNLDFAPTLLDYAGVKIPVDMQGVSLRPVLDNAGKAPQNWRKAVYYHYYEFPSWHMVKRHYGIRTERYKLIHFYNDIDEWELYDMQKDPHEMNNLYNDKAYQPVIKDLKAELKKLQIQYKDTNPTEAVLK, translated from the coding sequence ATGAGACGATTTTTGCCGGGTAAACTAAAAATGATATTACCGGTTTTGCTTGGAGGCATAAGCTTAAGCGCGTGCCAGCAGCCCAAACCTGCTTCAGATACAAAAAGGCCCAATATTGTGTTTATCATGACCGATGACCACACGATACAGGCCATGAGCGCTTACGGTAGTAAGCTGGTGAAAACACCCAATCTGGACAGGATTGCCAATGAGGGAATGTTGTTTAACAATTGTTTTGTAACCAATGCCGTATGCGGTCCATCAAGGGCAACCATCCTGACTGGTAAATACAGTCACCTGAACGGGCTGACAGACAATTCAAAAGTATTTGACAGTACCCAGGTAATTTACCCGCAGTTGTTGAAAAAAGCGGGATACCAGACCGCTATGATTGGCAAATGGCACCTCGGATCGGCCCCTGTAGGATTTGACTATTACAGTATTTTGCCCAATCAGGGACAATATTATCAACCTGAATTTATAGAAAACGGACACCAGGTTAAGGAAAAAGGATATGTAACCGACATCATTACAGATAAGGCTATAGGTTTCCTGGAAAAAAGAGACCATGATAAGCCCTTCCTGATGATTTATCAGCATAAGGCGCCACATCGCAACTGGCTGCCGGCACCAAGGCACCTTGGCATGTTTGACAACACTGTTTTTCCGGAGCCTGCAAACCTGTTGGACGATTTTAAAGGCAGGGGCAGAGCTGCCAAAGAGCAAATGATGAACATATCAACCGATATGTGGCCGGCCTGGGATTTGAAAATGCTTTCGACCGCACAGTTGGATTCGATGGCTAAAATTCAAGGCACAAAGAAATTTAAAGATGCCAAGGGCGATGACTACCTGGCTGCCAACGACCCATCGCTGGATAAAGCCCGCTTTTTTGAGGTGTATAACCGCATGACGGATATCGAAAAAACGCAATGGAAAAAGGTGTACGATAAGCGTGTGGCCGAGTTTAATAAACTGAACCCTAAAGGGGCCGGCCTGGTGCGCTGGAAATATCAGCAATATATGCGCGATTATCTGGCTTGCGTAGTTTCGGTGGATGAAAATGTGGGCCGTTTGATGGATTACCTGAAAAAAATAGGGGAACTGGATAATACCATTATTGTGTATACCTCCGATCAGGGCTTTTACCTGGGCGAGCACGGCTATTTTGATAAACGTTTTATGTACGATGAATCGTTCCGTACGCCATTGCTGGTACGTTATCCGGGCGCTATTAAAGCCGGATCGGTAAGTAATGCGTTTGCTATGAACCTTGATTTTGCACCTACTTTACTGGATTATGCAGGAGTTAAAATTCCGGTCGATATGCAGGGAGTGTCTTTACGTCCCGTATTGGATAATGCAGGCAAAGCACCCCAAAACTGGCGCAAAGCGGTGTATTATCACTATTATGAATTCCCGAGCTGGCATATGGTAAAAAGGCATTACGGCATCAGGACAGAACGCTATAAACTGATCCATTTTTACAATGACATTGACGAATGGGAACTGTATGATATGCAGAAAGACCCGCATGAAATGAATAACCTGTATAACGATAAAGCTTATCAGCCTGTTATTAAAGACCTGAAAGCAGAACTTAAAAAACTACAGATACAATATAAAGATACCAATCCAACCGAGGCTGTTTTAAAATAA
- a CDS encoding sulfatase — protein sequence MNLNRMKYIPVALLMVLTWASCSPEKKAQRPNILMIMSDNQSWNHVGSYGDKTVRTPNMDLIAKQGVRFTNAFCSSPSCTPARAAMLTGQDIWRLEDGANLWGVLPVKYKVYPDLLEESGYAIGFQGKGWGPGSFEANKRPRNPAGNEFKSFAEFLKNKAEGPWCYWVSSHEPHRPYVVGSGSKAGIDPAKVTVPGYLPDHPEVRKDIADYYAAVEMFDRELGTVLDELKKSGQLENTVIVVCSDNGWQMPRGLANLYDFGTHVPLIISWPGKFKQNVVADNLVTLNDLAPTFLQLGNVPVPADMTGKSLLPIVEEGKKEEKQRDYVVLGRERHAFVRQHGLGYPGRAIRTKDYLYIKNYEPGRWPAGDPPLYGDIDPYMLNYPGPAKFYMIANKNNPAVKPLFELGFGKRPAEELFDVKKDPDQLHNLAADPALAKVKAELAAQMNAYLVQSKDPRTLNGKLIWDSTPYFSEIDKTPKPSKEAQKQFKLDSVYNYLK from the coding sequence ATGAATTTGAACCGAATGAAATATATTCCTGTTGCACTGTTAATGGTGCTGACCTGGGCATCCTGCTCACCTGAAAAAAAAGCACAGCGCCCCAATATCCTGATGATTATGTCAGATAACCAATCATGGAACCACGTAGGTAGTTATGGCGACAAAACTGTACGCACACCTAATATGGATTTGATAGCCAAACAAGGGGTGCGTTTTACCAATGCCTTTTGCAGTTCGCCATCGTGTACACCTGCACGGGCAGCAATGCTTACCGGACAGGATATCTGGCGACTGGAAGATGGCGCCAATTTATGGGGAGTACTGCCGGTAAAATATAAAGTATATCCGGATTTGCTGGAAGAATCGGGCTATGCAATAGGTTTTCAGGGTAAAGGATGGGGACCGGGTAGCTTTGAAGCCAATAAAAGGCCAAGAAATCCTGCCGGTAATGAGTTTAAGAGCTTCGCTGAATTCCTGAAGAACAAGGCAGAAGGCCCGTGGTGCTATTGGGTAAGTAGTCATGAGCCACACCGCCCTTACGTGGTGGGGTCGGGCAGCAAGGCTGGTATCGATCCGGCAAAGGTTACTGTGCCCGGTTATTTGCCTGATCATCCAGAAGTGCGTAAAGATATTGCTGATTACTACGCTGCGGTAGAGATGTTTGACCGCGAACTGGGAACTGTGCTGGACGAACTGAAAAAAAGCGGACAGCTGGAAAATACGGTAATTGTGGTATGTAGTGATAATGGCTGGCAAATGCCAAGAGGCCTGGCCAATTTGTATGACTTTGGTACACATGTACCATTAATTATTTCATGGCCGGGTAAATTTAAACAGAATGTAGTTGCTGATAATCTGGTGACCTTAAACGACCTTGCACCTACATTTTTACAATTGGGTAATGTACCGGTACCGGCTGATATGACCGGTAAGAGTTTATTACCAATTGTGGAGGAAGGTAAAAAAGAAGAAAAGCAAAGAGACTATGTAGTACTGGGCCGCGAGCGTCATGCCTTTGTGCGTCAGCATGGTTTAGGTTATCCGGGCAGAGCTATCCGTACAAAAGATTACCTGTACATCAAAAACTATGAACCGGGAAGATGGCCTGCAGGTGATCCGCCTTTGTATGGAGATATTGATCCTTATATGCTAAATTACCCGGGGCCAGCGAAATTTTATATGATTGCCAACAAGAACAATCCGGCCGTAAAACCTTTGTTTGAACTGGGCTTTGGTAAACGCCCGGCAGAGGAGTTGTTCGATGTGAAAAAAGATCCTGATCAGTTACATAACCTGGCTGCAGATCCTGCTTTAGCTAAAGTAAAAGCAGAGCTTGCTGCACAAATGAATGCTTATCTGGTACAAAGTAAAGACCCGCGTACTTTAAATGGTAAATTGATTTGGGACAGTACGCCATATTTTAGCGAGATTGATAAAACACCAAAGCCAAGTAAGGAAGCTCAAAAGCAATTTAAATTGGATTCCGTTTATAATTATCTGAAATAA
- a CDS encoding sulfatase: MKTYKIKGGLTAAILLAGFGYVAAQAPKAAVSKPNIIIIMTDQQTADAMSNAGNKDLHTPAMDVLAANGTRFTRAYCAQPLCTPSRSAIFSGRMPHETGFTGNAPEKDGQWPDSVLMMGKILKEGGYKTGYVGKWHLPVPVSKVEQHGFETITNTGAGDYTDAVTPSQCAAFIKKNKANPFLLVASFLNPHDICEWARGDELKMDVLDAAPDTSLCPKLPANWRIPAYEPAIVREQQKVNPRTYPSVGWNETQWRKYRWAYNRLVEKVDNYVAMVLGSLKKYGIEDNTIIIFTSDHGDGYAAHEWNQKQILYEESARIPFMISKIGQWKAKTDEQLVCNGIDIIPTICGFAGISKPAGLKGMDLSKRIADPSVKLRDTLVIETDFADNEVLLGIRGRAVITKDLKYIVYDKGEIREQLFDLEKDPGETDNLAVKPAFKKKLNQMRAYLKQWCKEHHDSFYALKK; this comes from the coding sequence ATGAAAACGTACAAAATAAAAGGGGGACTAACGGCTGCCATTTTACTGGCAGGTTTTGGATACGTGGCAGCACAGGCGCCAAAGGCAGCCGTTTCAAAGCCCAATATCATCATCATCATGACCGATCAGCAAACTGCTGATGCCATGAGCAACGCCGGGAACAAGGATTTGCATACCCCGGCAATGGATGTGTTGGCGGCTAATGGAACCCGTTTTACGCGAGCTTATTGTGCACAGCCACTTTGTACACCTTCCCGATCGGCTATATTTAGTGGCCGAATGCCACATGAAACCGGATTTACAGGCAATGCACCTGAAAAAGACGGGCAATGGCCGGATTCGGTATTGATGATGGGTAAAATACTAAAGGAAGGGGGCTATAAAACCGGCTATGTTGGCAAGTGGCACCTGCCTGTTCCTGTTAGTAAAGTTGAACAGCATGGCTTCGAGACCATTACCAATACGGGAGCTGGCGATTATACTGACGCAGTTACACCTTCGCAATGTGCTGCATTTATTAAGAAGAACAAAGCCAACCCGTTTTTATTGGTTGCTTCGTTTTTAAACCCACATGACATTTGCGAATGGGCCCGGGGCGATGAATTGAAAATGGACGTACTGGATGCGGCACCTGATACTTCGTTGTGTCCTAAATTGCCGGCCAACTGGCGCATACCTGCCTACGAGCCTGCCATAGTAAGAGAGCAGCAAAAGGTGAACCCACGGACTTACCCTTCGGTAGGCTGGAACGAGACACAATGGCGCAAATACCGTTGGGCTTATAACCGTTTGGTAGAGAAGGTAGATAATTATGTAGCGATGGTTTTAGGTTCGCTAAAAAAATATGGTATTGAGGACAATACGATTATCATTTTTACCAGCGACCATGGTGATGGTTATGCTGCACATGAATGGAACCAGAAACAGATCCTTTATGAAGAATCGGCCAGGATACCTTTCATGATCTCAAAGATTGGGCAGTGGAAAGCAAAAACTGACGAACAATTGGTTTGCAATGGTATTGACATCATTCCGACGATTTGTGGTTTTGCGGGCATATCTAAACCTGCAGGGTTGAAAGGTATGGATTTAAGTAAACGCATAGCCGATCCTTCGGTTAAACTGCGTGATACCCTGGTGATAGAAACCGATTTTGCGGACAATGAAGTGTTGCTGGGAATTAGAGGTCGCGCCGTAATCACTAAAGATTTAAAGTACATTGTGTACGATAAGGGAGAAATCAGGGAACAGTTGTTTGATCTGGAAAAAGATCCGGGCGAAACGGATAATCTGGCAGTGAAGCCTGCTTTTAAAAAGAAATTAAACCAGATGCGTGCTTATTTGAAACAATGGTGCAAAGAACACCATGATTCATTTTATGCATTAAAAAAATAA
- a CDS encoding DUF4962 domain-containing protein encodes MAMNLALILQSALLFSPAQQPAVQRLDTGMLHPRIREWAYPVNKVTVPDDSPCLLWPGVKGKTVKYKVLLASDSLFKNDVVTGAEQRWAVYPLHQRLKPGRWFWKYAATEKAGGKWKWSPVYDFVVKPQAQNLSVSPSVALVMEKSKAQHPRLWGMNKGADAFYANNRQNPEAKAFIAASMKLLEQPLPDEKPTRPRDTTGMTALQRKQMVEFMYHGFGEKVGTPIRNLCIAYQLSKDERFIHKAIKMAVHVAKMNPDGLATRDDFNNGNVLEALAWLYDAGYNFLKADEKELLKTAIGIRGQRIYQGLPNRFELQMCDNHTWQHILRNFSIAAVAVANDLPEANEWLTYVYEVWSARFPVLGTTDGGWHEGNGYFRTHYETLIYLPELFGNISGVNYFQQPWMQNLPYYMLYSYPPNSVSTEVGDMHENLAGTVKMQATFARALALKMNNPYLNWYVSEIRKSKPEYFKGSDDFQLFRFLNYNPKAKEMISTPVGLPKGREFRDVGLAAMHSDLAHPAKNLASYLMSNPFGAAGHGHAAQNAFTINYKGKKVFGGTGFYSNFSDAHNLLDYRSSRAYNTILADSLGQRIGEDGYGWLPRFMTGTRIQYALGDASNAYGDVTTDFWLGRFQEIGLKADKSNGYGKSGVKLYRRHMLQLDSNYVILYDELEADKPVKWTSQFHSPFGMNGKSVAGSASQHFDLKTSLGHINATVYAHTPLQMVIHDKYNFPAKNWKGKTDDEGNIIEFKNQWHAGISTASVVQTNRFLTIIQLKNKTVDVIKMVNDAGGRYTLKVGPWEIEAELNAGNPALLQVKSIDGNSAFSYGNMPVKLQDKVYTHRIKGSSMLIEQKNSKFNEQEVVDSLPDVVNFDAGFKRK; translated from the coding sequence ATGGCGATGAACCTGGCACTAATACTACAATCGGCTTTACTTTTCAGTCCGGCACAACAACCTGCTGTTCAGCGCCTGGATACGGGGATGCTACATCCGCGTATACGTGAATGGGCTTATCCGGTAAACAAAGTAACCGTGCCCGATGATAGCCCGTGTTTGTTGTGGCCAGGTGTAAAAGGGAAAACTGTAAAATATAAAGTGCTGTTGGCCAGCGATAGTCTGTTTAAAAATGATGTGGTTACCGGTGCCGAGCAGCGCTGGGCGGTATATCCTTTACATCAACGTCTTAAACCAGGGCGCTGGTTCTGGAAATATGCGGCGACAGAAAAAGCCGGAGGCAAATGGAAGTGGTCGCCGGTTTATGATTTTGTAGTGAAACCACAGGCACAGAACCTGTCTGTTTCTCCATCGGTGGCATTGGTGATGGAAAAGAGCAAGGCACAGCATCCGCGTTTATGGGGGATGAATAAAGGTGCTGATGCTTTTTATGCCAATAACAGGCAAAATCCTGAAGCGAAAGCTTTTATTGCCGCTTCGATGAAACTGCTGGAGCAGCCTTTGCCTGATGAGAAACCTACCCGGCCAAGGGATACAACGGGGATGACCGCTTTGCAGCGCAAACAAATGGTTGAATTTATGTACCATGGCTTTGGCGAAAAGGTGGGTACACCCATCCGTAACCTTTGTATTGCTTACCAGCTGAGTAAGGATGAACGTTTTATCCACAAAGCCATAAAAATGGCAGTGCATGTGGCCAAAATGAATCCGGATGGCTTGGCCACAAGGGACGATTTTAATAATGGAAACGTGTTGGAAGCATTGGCCTGGCTGTACGATGCAGGCTATAATTTTTTAAAAGCTGATGAAAAGGAACTACTTAAAACAGCTATTGGCATCAGGGGACAAAGGATTTATCAGGGCTTGCCCAATCGTTTTGAATTACAGATGTGCGATAACCACACATGGCAACATATCCTGCGCAATTTTTCTATCGCTGCGGTTGCTGTGGCCAACGATTTGCCTGAAGCAAATGAATGGCTAACCTATGTATATGAGGTTTGGAGCGCCCGTTTTCCAGTTTTAGGTACTACAGATGGGGGCTGGCATGAGGGCAATGGTTATTTCAGAACGCATTACGAAACGCTGATTTATCTACCGGAACTGTTTGGTAACATTTCGGGAGTCAATTACTTTCAACAGCCCTGGATGCAAAATCTGCCTTATTATATGCTTTACAGTTATCCGCCAAATTCTGTTTCTACAGAGGTGGGCGATATGCACGAAAATCTGGCGGGTACAGTAAAGATGCAGGCCACTTTTGCGCGTGCATTGGCACTAAAAATGAACAACCCTTATTTGAACTGGTATGTATCGGAAATCAGGAAAAGTAAACCCGAATATTTTAAGGGCAGTGACGATTTTCAGCTTTTTAGATTCCTTAACTATAATCCAAAAGCAAAGGAAATGATCAGTACACCAGTTGGTTTGCCAAAGGGCAGGGAGTTCAGGGATGTAGGTCTTGCTGCTATGCATTCTGATCTGGCACATCCGGCCAAAAACCTGGCCAGCTATTTAATGTCCAATCCGTTTGGTGCTGCCGGACACGGTCATGCTGCCCAAAATGCATTTACCATCAATTATAAGGGTAAAAAAGTATTTGGCGGTACAGGTTTTTACAGCAATTTTAGTGATGCGCATAATTTGTTAGATTATCGTTCTTCGAGGGCTTACAATACCATTCTGGCTGATAGTTTAGGCCAGCGGATAGGTGAAGATGGCTATGGCTGGTTACCACGTTTTATGACGGGAACGCGTATACAGTATGCACTGGGGGATGCCTCCAATGCCTATGGTGATGTCACTACAGACTTCTGGCTGGGGCGTTTTCAGGAAATTGGCCTTAAGGCTGATAAAAGTAATGGATATGGCAAGTCGGGCGTAAAATTGTACAGAAGGCACATGCTGCAACTGGATAGTAACTATGTAATCTTATATGACGAACTGGAAGCCGATAAGCCGGTAAAATGGACCAGCCAGTTTCACAGCCCATTCGGGATGAACGGGAAATCGGTAGCAGGTTCGGCTAGTCAGCATTTTGATCTGAAAACTAGCCTTGGACATATTAATGCTACAGTTTATGCGCATACCCCCTTGCAAATGGTGATCCATGATAAGTATAACTTCCCGGCCAAAAACTGGAAAGGTAAAACTGATGATGAAGGCAATATCATTGAGTTTAAAAATCAATGGCATGCAGGTATCAGTACTGCCAGTGTTGTACAAACTAATCGTTTTCTGACTATTATCCAGTTAAAAAATAAAACTGTAGATGTAATTAAGATGGTAAATGATGCTGGCGGAAGGTACACTTTAAAAGTAGGGCCATGGGAGATTGAAGCAGAACTAAATGCTGGTAATCCGGCTTTATTACAGGTCAAATCTATCGACGGGAACTCGGCTTTCAGCTACGGCAATATGCCGGTAAAATTACAGGACAAAGTATATACACATCGTATAAAAGGCAGTTCTATGCTGATTGAGCAAAAAAATAGTAAATTTAATGAGCAGGAAGTAGTGGATAGTTTGCCGGATGTAGTTAATTTTGACGCAGGTTTTAAACGTAAATAA